Proteins from one Bdellovibrio svalbardensis genomic window:
- a CDS encoding Ig-like domain-containing protein, with product MILRSHKALVQAGFVLICSLSLTSCFDGDGSINIGQIVPGAQSGVSIAIDKIQNVSRGSWVVDAGGKVYVTSSVVRVDGHCTRGVGSVTVAVDGVVAAETAVCGVDGGFVWNKVFSSVTPALGTQYVLEVRGMKSDGSAISGVTATETVVIDTNAPTAPVLNAVAGCSLSLGVWICNSAHVQISGSWSGVEDVSSLQFPAGGTVAYPTATTFTYDFDLTEGQTRNLDFTVKDRAGNTSGSSLLSVSYSPTTSALASSVNAGGTVGFAGGPVNTAASMIGSVGSVSGRSLDLNSALPANQRVQLQIGPIAVGAQQLNP from the coding sequence ATGATTTTGAGAAGTCATAAGGCTCTCGTTCAAGCGGGATTTGTCTTGATTTGCTCTTTGTCCCTGACCTCTTGTTTTGACGGCGATGGAAGTATTAACATCGGTCAGATTGTTCCCGGGGCGCAAAGCGGAGTTTCTATTGCGATTGATAAGATTCAAAATGTATCCCGAGGATCCTGGGTCGTCGACGCTGGTGGAAAAGTTTATGTGACTTCTTCAGTTGTGCGCGTCGATGGACATTGCACGCGCGGCGTTGGCAGTGTGACGGTGGCCGTTGACGGAGTCGTCGCTGCTGAAACTGCCGTCTGTGGAGTTGATGGCGGATTTGTATGGAATAAAGTTTTTTCATCAGTCACACCAGCATTAGGGACGCAGTATGTTTTGGAAGTGCGAGGTATGAAGTCTGATGGATCCGCGATTTCCGGAGTGACTGCGACTGAAACTGTTGTCATCGATACAAATGCGCCAACAGCGCCTGTTTTGAATGCAGTGGCAGGTTGCAGTCTTTCGTTGGGTGTCTGGATTTGTAATTCAGCCCATGTTCAGATCAGCGGAAGTTGGTCCGGGGTGGAAGATGTTTCATCTCTCCAGTTTCCAGCTGGTGGAACAGTTGCCTATCCGACGGCAACTACGTTCACCTATGACTTTGACCTTACTGAAGGGCAAACCAGAAATTTGGACTTCACGGTCAAAGACCGCGCTGGAAACACTTCTGGATCCAGCTTGTTAAGTGTTTCCTACTCTCCAACAACGAGCGCCTTGGCCTCATCTGTTAACGCTGGCGGTACTGTCGGCTTTGCGGGTGGTCCGGTGAATACGGCAGCTTCGATGATTGGAAGTGTAGGAAGTGTGAGCGGCAGATCATTGGATCTGAATTCCGCTCTGCCAGCAAATCAAAGAGTTCAATTACAAATTGGTCCTATCGCTGTCGGTGCTCAGCAATTAAATCCATAA
- a CDS encoding coiled-coil domain-containing protein, with product MEHCDATNFGKSILRKSIRNVLAAGILIELVLVPPSYGKNILLAQADENSFEVSPNGGDLSIKGATAATNRSSSSQPMNFFVSDSSRPYIPPTELYPDGALQKARKEELDEIKRAERAKDLAVKDAEDYEQRKKDAEREIQIKRRKIEDAKIEQDKMKKEQEFYEADLVQVQASKAKVDRDYTLVKESIDKYSQEFAQVKNDYEKKKNEYAQQERALKIAERDSELKINNMQVEMEKMRREISTAEGDISKSMNRKARIEAEQVRSKSELEDVANQLAATKQKRDELSDELRQANHILNNQQNEIAEHKRELVAMNAEMVQIANQTSKAKAKILADAKKMEYQIAENNGIRMTLEAEKAKYEAENVKLMAALASARSRNEASQMAMEQDRAMVLETRLKIEKTKTEISRLDSEDKKAKMDSDTLKVKMRNLASMASNSDLDESAISKWIMKKSCYLRTEPRESAEKVGIMEKNKALAGQVAGAYIKLLNSSGRPMFVNKNCATAQEEL from the coding sequence GTGGAGCATTGTGATGCAACAAATTTTGGTAAATCAATACTTCGTAAAAGTATTCGTAATGTCTTAGCCGCCGGGATTCTTATTGAGCTGGTCTTAGTACCGCCATCCTATGGAAAAAACATTCTGCTTGCTCAGGCCGATGAAAACTCCTTTGAAGTGTCGCCGAATGGCGGGGATCTTTCCATCAAGGGTGCGACGGCTGCTACTAATCGTTCCTCTTCCAGTCAGCCAATGAACTTCTTCGTATCCGACTCTTCACGCCCTTATATACCACCCACTGAACTTTATCCTGATGGTGCCTTACAGAAAGCTCGTAAGGAAGAATTAGATGAGATCAAGCGGGCAGAGCGCGCTAAGGATCTGGCCGTAAAAGATGCAGAAGACTATGAGCAACGTAAAAAAGATGCTGAACGCGAGATTCAAATAAAGCGCAGAAAAATTGAAGATGCAAAAATTGAACAAGACAAAATGAAAAAGGAACAAGAGTTTTATGAAGCTGATCTTGTTCAAGTGCAGGCAAGTAAAGCCAAAGTCGACAGAGACTATACTTTGGTAAAAGAAAGTATCGATAAGTACTCTCAAGAGTTCGCTCAGGTTAAGAACGACTATGAAAAGAAAAAGAATGAATATGCCCAGCAAGAGCGCGCCCTGAAAATCGCTGAAAGAGATTCGGAGTTAAAGATCAACAACATGCAGGTTGAAATGGAGAAAATGCGTCGCGAGATTTCAACTGCAGAGGGCGATATCTCAAAAAGTATGAACAGAAAAGCGCGCATTGAGGCGGAACAGGTTCGCAGTAAATCAGAACTTGAAGATGTCGCTAATCAGTTGGCCGCGACAAAACAAAAAAGAGATGAGCTCAGCGACGAATTAAGGCAGGCGAATCACATTCTGAACAATCAACAGAATGAAATAGCAGAACACAAAAGAGAATTGGTGGCGATGAATGCTGAGATGGTTCAAATCGCTAACCAAACATCCAAAGCAAAAGCAAAAATTTTGGCTGATGCCAAAAAAATGGAATATCAAATTGCTGAAAATAACGGGATTCGTATGACTCTCGAGGCGGAAAAAGCCAAGTATGAAGCCGAGAACGTCAAACTTATGGCAGCATTGGCATCTGCAAGATCACGTAATGAAGCAAGTCAAATGGCTATGGAGCAGGATCGGGCGATGGTTTTAGAGACTCGCTTGAAGATTGAAAAAACCAAAACTGAAATCTCGCGCTTAGATAGCGAAGACAAAAAAGCAAAAATGGATAGCGACACCCTTAAAGTTAAAATGAGAAATTTGGCTTCGATGGCATCGAATTCAGATTTGGACGAGAGCGCCATTTCAAAATGGATTATGAAAAAAAGTTGTTATCTTCGTACAGAACCTCGTGAGTCCGCAGAAAAAGTGGGCATCATGGAGAAAAACAAGGCTCTGGCAGGGCAAGTAGCGGGTGCTTATATTAAGCTATTGAACTCTTCAGGGCGTCCTATGTTTGTGAATAAAAACTGCGCCACTGCTCAGGAGGAATTATGA
- a CDS encoding lipoate--protein ligase: MSKLKIFLSESLNPHLNLATEEWIFHNLDPSSQVLFLWRNDNTVVIGRNQNPWSECNLAKMKEDQVTLARRTTGGGAVFHDMGNTNFTFLSPKESYRRENNIQIIFDALKTFGIKGEASGRNDLLIPFADGPRKFSGSAYREKKDRAFHHGTLLLHADLMRLGNYLTPNPKKLQAKGKESVRARVANLNEISANLKHEEIVEAMIKSFENFYGGKAETEFLSMKSLHENQELKGQYETLSSWNWLYGNTLEFNQKMDEYLSLGFFDIHFKVDEAVITDLQIFSDCLYPHLIEAMTLALKGKPYTVDSIQQSFAGLYPQFVDLTSGLKELEAWISSQVEI, from the coding sequence ATGTCGAAATTAAAGATCTTCCTGTCAGAAAGCCTTAATCCTCACTTAAACCTAGCTACGGAAGAGTGGATTTTTCACAATCTGGATCCATCAAGCCAGGTTCTGTTTTTGTGGAGAAATGACAATACAGTCGTCATTGGGCGCAATCAGAATCCTTGGTCTGAGTGTAATTTGGCGAAAATGAAGGAAGACCAGGTCACATTGGCGCGCAGAACGACCGGCGGTGGAGCCGTCTTTCACGACATGGGGAACACCAATTTTACCTTCCTTTCTCCTAAAGAATCTTATCGCCGTGAAAACAACATCCAAATCATCTTTGATGCCCTGAAGACCTTTGGAATCAAAGGAGAGGCTTCTGGTCGCAATGATTTGTTGATTCCTTTCGCTGATGGCCCCCGAAAATTCAGCGGTAGCGCTTACCGTGAAAAGAAAGATCGCGCGTTTCATCATGGAACTTTGTTGTTGCATGCAGATCTCATGCGCTTAGGTAACTATCTGACTCCAAATCCAAAGAAATTGCAGGCCAAAGGAAAAGAGTCCGTGCGTGCGCGGGTTGCCAACTTGAATGAAATTTCAGCGAATCTTAAACACGAAGAGATCGTTGAGGCCATGATCAAGTCTTTCGAAAACTTCTATGGCGGAAAGGCTGAGACAGAATTCTTGAGCATGAAGAGCCTGCATGAAAATCAAGAACTTAAAGGACAATACGAAACTTTAAGTTCCTGGAATTGGCTTTATGGAAATACTCTTGAGTTCAACCAGAAGATGGATGAGTACTTGTCTTTGGGATTTTTTGATATTCATTTCAAAGTCGATGAGGCCGTTATCACGGATTTGCAGATCTTCTCTGATTGTTTGTATCCTCATTTGATCGAGGCCATGACTTTGGCGCTTAAGGGAAAACCTTATACAGTGGATTCAATTCAGCAAAGTTTTGCCGGTCTCTACCCGCAGTTTGTTGATTTGACATCAGGATTGAAAGAACTTGAGGCTTGGATTAGCAGTCAGGTTGAAATCTAG
- a CDS encoding CvfB family protein, which produces MVEIGKVNKLKIVKKSDFGLFLDGGDDGEILLPKRYVPADYDLDGELEVFIYVDSEDRLIATTETPLAKVGEFASLRVVSLSSVGAFLDWGLPKDLFLPFAEKTRALRVGENCLVYLYVDNTGRICASMRVDRYIDKNPSEYTAGQSVDLIIARQTELGINAIINGRHWGILFSNEVFERLIPGQKIKGYIKQVRTDGKIDLALHKTGTAGADDIAEKILRALNDEDGYLEINDKTSAEIIYDYFGVSKKKYKIALGGLYKKRLITVDEDGIRLVPQKK; this is translated from the coding sequence ATGGTCGAAATCGGAAAAGTGAATAAACTAAAAATTGTGAAAAAATCTGATTTCGGACTCTTCCTTGATGGTGGAGATGATGGCGAAATTTTGCTGCCGAAACGTTACGTCCCAGCAGACTATGACCTAGATGGCGAGCTGGAAGTTTTTATTTATGTCGACTCTGAGGATCGTTTGATTGCGACAACAGAAACTCCCCTTGCAAAAGTTGGTGAGTTCGCAAGTCTCCGCGTTGTCTCATTATCTTCTGTTGGCGCGTTCTTGGATTGGGGACTTCCGAAAGATCTTTTCCTTCCGTTCGCCGAAAAAACTCGCGCTTTGCGTGTTGGCGAAAATTGCCTGGTCTACCTTTATGTCGACAACACCGGTCGTATCTGTGCTTCAATGCGCGTCGACCGCTATATTGATAAAAATCCAAGCGAATATACTGCGGGACAAAGTGTTGATTTGATAATCGCTCGCCAGACTGAGTTGGGTATCAATGCGATCATCAATGGACGTCATTGGGGTATTTTATTTAGCAATGAAGTCTTTGAAAGATTGATCCCAGGACAAAAGATCAAAGGTTATATTAAGCAAGTTCGTACTGATGGAAAAATCGATCTCGCGCTTCACAAAACTGGCACTGCTGGTGCTGATGATATTGCAGAGAAAATACTCCGCGCTTTGAATGATGAAGACGGTTATTTGGAAATTAATGACAAGACCTCTGCCGAAATCATTTATGATTATTTTGGAGTGAGTAAGAAGAAGTATAAAATCGCCCTGGGTGGTCTCTATAAGAAGCGTCTGATCACCGTGGATGAAGATGGCATTCGCTTGGTGCCACAGAAGAAGTAA